One Picrophilus oshimae DSM 9789 genomic region harbors:
- a CDS encoding gamma carbonic anhydrase family protein — MVKIGRNVFIADTAVIIGDVTIGDNVTIMDSCVIRGDQNSIIIGDNTNIQDNATVHTSLRDKTIIGRNVSIGHNAIVHGSTVDDLVLVGMGAILMNGSHIRSGSVIAAGAVVTEGFESPENALVAGLPARVIKTDEKYRKMAEENSREYLILNKRHLNHEFDVVKGKTCRD, encoded by the coding sequence ATGGTAAAAATAGGCAGGAATGTATTTATTGCGGATACGGCTGTTATAATTGGCGATGTTACCATAGGCGACAACGTAACAATAATGGATTCATGTGTAATACGTGGCGATCAGAACAGTATAATCATAGGCGATAATACAAATATACAGGATAACGCAACAGTTCATACATCATTAAGGGACAAAACCATAATTGGCAGGAATGTTTCTATAGGCCACAATGCAATAGTGCATGGAAGCACTGTTGATGATCTTGTTCTTGTGGGTATGGGTGCAATACTCATGAACGGCTCGCATATAAGATCGGGCTCAGTTATAGCAGCTGGTGCCGTTGTAACCGAGGGTTTTGAATCGCCTGAGAATGCACTGGTGGCAGGCCTTCCGGCAAGGGTAATAAAAACGGATGAAAAGTACAGAAAGATGGCAGAGGAAAATTCAAGGGAATATTTAATATTAAATAAAAGGCATTTAAACCATGAATTTGACGTTGTCAAGGGAAAAACATGCAGGGATTAA
- a CDS encoding transketolase codes for MEEYAIGDLKAVSKELRKKIIEMVYTAKSGHPGGSLSIADVLTVLYFKEMNIDPRNPYKKDRDILVMSKGHASPALYGILAMRGFFDESLLSGFRSINSDLEGHVHRGIPGVETSTGSLGQGLGVAVGFAIASKMDRIKNHVYAILGDGEMEEGSTWESVMAAYKFGLNNLIAILDRNRIQLDGFTEDIMPLNDIGKKVRSFGWHVYDIDGHDFNEIEAAIEDAKQNNDAPSFIVAHTVKGRGVSYMENNPKYHGAPPKNDDEFKRAIDDIEAM; via the coding sequence ATGGAAGAATATGCTATTGGTGATTTAAAGGCGGTTTCAAAGGAGCTAAGAAAGAAGATCATTGAAATGGTTTACACCGCAAAAAGCGGTCATCCTGGTGGATCACTCAGCATAGCAGATGTTTTAACCGTGCTTTACTTTAAGGAGATGAATATAGACCCAAGGAATCCATATAAAAAGGATAGGGACATTCTTGTCATGAGCAAGGGCCATGCATCACCGGCGCTTTATGGAATCCTGGCAATGAGGGGTTTCTTCGATGAATCATTATTATCTGGTTTTAGAAGTATCAATTCCGATCTTGAAGGTCACGTTCACCGTGGCATACCAGGTGTTGAGACATCCACAGGCTCACTTGGCCAGGGCCTTGGTGTTGCCGTCGGCTTTGCCATTGCATCAAAGATGGACAGGATAAAAAACCATGTTTATGCAATACTTGGCGATGGTGAGATGGAGGAGGGCAGCACCTGGGAATCAGTAATGGCAGCATACAAGTTTGGATTGAATAATTTGATAGCAATACTTGACAGAAATAGAATACAGCTGGATGGTTTCACAGAGGATATCATGCCATTGAATGATATAGGCAAGAAGGTAAGATCATTTGGCTGGCACGTCTATGATATAGATGGCCATGATTTCAATGAGATTGAGGCCGCAATAGAGGATGCAAAGCAGAATAATGATGCCCCAAGCTTTATTGTTGCACATACAGTAAAGGGCAGGGGCGTCAGCTACATGGAAAACAATCCAAAGTACCATGGTGCACCGCCAAAGAACGATGATGAATTTAAAAGGGCCATCGATGATATAGAGGCGATGTAA
- a CDS encoding transketolase family protein, which produces MQAEILESLREAYGDELARLGSKNRNIVVLDADLSSSTKTEIFWKSFPDRFFNMGISEQSMVTTAAGLALSGKKVFASTFAVFLSRTYEQLRQSICYNNAPVNFVVTHSGISVGEDGPTHQMLEDVGIMSGLPNMHVIVPADSVETRKVIDYLADYGDSPHYVRLTREKFPVIYSNDYEFIEGKASTLNDGNDITIIAYGIMVSFALRAADLLKENNISARVINMSSIKPIDRDVIIKAARETGRIITAEEHSIYNGLGSRVAEIIAENQYARLKRFGMNDTFGKSGKGMELFDYFHIGYKDLFNTAMNMVNGDKR; this is translated from the coding sequence TTGCAGGCCGAGATTCTTGAAAGTTTAAGGGAGGCATACGGCGATGAGCTTGCAAGGCTTGGATCGAAAAACAGGAACATAGTTGTTCTCGATGCCGATCTTTCATCATCCACAAAAACCGAGATTTTCTGGAAGAGCTTTCCGGATCGTTTCTTTAATATGGGCATATCAGAGCAGTCAATGGTAACCACTGCGGCCGGTCTTGCACTCTCAGGCAAAAAGGTCTTTGCATCAACCTTTGCTGTCTTCCTTTCAAGAACATACGAGCAGCTCAGGCAGTCAATATGCTATAACAATGCACCGGTGAACTTTGTTGTTACACATTCAGGAATATCGGTTGGTGAGGATGGCCCAACACACCAGATGCTTGAGGATGTTGGAATAATGTCCGGACTGCCAAACATGCATGTTATAGTGCCTGCAGATTCTGTTGAGACGAGGAAGGTTATAGACTACCTTGCCGATTATGGAGATTCACCACATTATGTCAGATTAACAAGGGAGAAGTTTCCGGTTATATACAGCAATGATTATGAATTCATTGAGGGTAAGGCATCGACATTAAATGATGGTAATGATATAACAATAATTGCATATGGCATCATGGTATCATTTGCATTAAGGGCAGCAGATCTTCTTAAGGAGAATAACATATCTGCAAGGGTCATAAACATGTCATCGATAAAACCAATAGACCGCGATGTTATAATAAAGGCCGCCAGGGAAACAGGAAGAATAATTACAGCAGAGGAGCATTCAATTTACAATGGCCTTGGAAGCCGGGTTGCAGAGATCATCGCCGAGAATCAGTACGCAAGGCTTAAGCGCTTTGGCATGAATGATACCTTTGGAAAGAGCGGAAAGGGTATGGAGCTCTTTGATTACTTCCACATAGGATATAAGGATCTTTTTAATACGGCAATGAACATGGTAAATGGTGATAAAAGATGA
- the fsa gene encoding fructose-6-phosphate aldolase has translation MKIFLDTANIDEIKDAIEYGLIDGVTTNPTLISREQKEGRGFSDIVKDILKTVDGPVSIEVVATDYQGMIDQATKIHNLGPNAVIKIPMTLAGLRAMKTLSEKHIPVNCTLVFNAIQATLAARNGAEYVSPFVGRLDDIGEDGMEIINQIRTIYNNYSFKTKILVASVRNPVHVLRSMIIGADVITMPYDVIKKLAMHPKTDEGLSKFLSDWKKVSPDGSFPI, from the coding sequence ATGAAGATATTTCTTGATACTGCAAATATAGATGAAATAAAGGATGCAATAGAATACGGGCTCATAGATGGCGTAACAACGAACCCAACACTTATTTCAAGGGAGCAAAAGGAGGGCCGTGGTTTTTCTGATATCGTTAAGGATATATTAAAAACCGTGGATGGACCCGTAAGCATAGAGGTGGTGGCAACAGATTACCAGGGAATGATTGACCAGGCAACAAAGATACACAACCTTGGTCCAAACGCCGTTATAAAGATACCAATGACGCTTGCCGGCCTCAGGGCAATGAAGACACTCTCGGAGAAGCACATACCTGTAAACTGCACACTTGTTTTCAATGCAATACAGGCAACCCTTGCGGCCAGAAACGGTGCGGAATATGTATCACCATTCGTTGGCAGGCTTGACGATATAGGCGAGGATGGTATGGAGATCATAAACCAGATAAGAACAATATATAATAATTATTCATTTAAGACAAAGATATTAGTAGCCTCCGTTAGAAATCCAGTGCATGTCCTGAGATCCATGATCATCGGTGCTGATGTGATAACAATGCCTTATGATGTAATAAAAAAGCTTGCAATGCATCCCAAAACAGATGAGGGGCTATCAAAATTTTTAAGCGACTGGAAAAAGGTATCTCCAGACGGTTCATTCCCAATTTAA